Proteins from a genomic interval of Diceros bicornis minor isolate mBicDic1 chromosome 34, mDicBic1.mat.cur, whole genome shotgun sequence:
- the RELB gene encoding transcription factor RelB: protein MPSRRVARPPAELGALGPADLSSLSLAVSRTTEIIDEYIKENGFGLEGAPPGLGEGLPRLVSRGAASLSTVTLGPAAPAPPATPPPWGCPLGRLVPPAPGPGPRPHLVITEQPKQRGMRFRYECEGRSAGSILGESSTEASKTLPAIELRDCGGLREVEVTACLVWKDWPHRVHPHSLVGKDCTDGVCRVRLRPHVSPRHSFNNLGIQCVRKKEIEAAIERKIQLGIDPYNAGSLKNHQEVDMNVVRICFQASYRDQQGQMRRMDPVLSEPVYDKKSTNTSELRICRINKESGPCTGGEELYLLCDKVQKEDISVVFSRASWEGRADFSQADVHRQIAIVFKTPPYEDLEIVEPVTVNVFLQRLTDGVCSEPLPFTYLPRDHDSYGVDKKRKRGMPDVLGELNSSDPHGIESKRRRKKPAFLDHFLPSQGPGPFLPPSALLPDADFFPGTVSLPGLEPPGGPDLLDDNSFAYETTPPTLFTMLDMLPPAPPLASAVAGNGGAGAAVGEPPGPEPLMLDSYQTPGSGDGGTASLVGSNMFPNQYREASFGGGLLSPGPEAT from the exons AGATCATCGACGAGTACATCAAGGAGAACGGCTTCGGCCTGGAGGGGGCGCCGCCGGGCCTGGGCGAGGGGCTGCCGCGCCTGGTGTCCCGCGGGGCGGCCTCCCTGAGCACCGTCACCCTGGGCCCCGCCGCGCCCGCGCCCCCGGCCACGCCGCCGCCCTGGGGCTGCCCGCTGGGCCGCCTCGTGCCCCCCGCGCCGGGCCCCGGGCCGCGGCCGCACCTGGTCATCACCGAGCAGCCCAAGCAGCGCGGCATGCGCTTCCGCTACGAGTGCGAGGGCCGCTCGGCCGGCAGCATCCTCGGCGAGAGCAGCACGGAGGCCAGCAAGACGCTGCCCGCCATCGAG CTCCGAGACTGTGGAGGGCTGCGGGAGGTGGAGGTGACCGCGTGCCTCGTGTGGAAGGACTGGCCTCACCGAGTCCACCCCCACAGCCTCGTGGGGAAGGACTGCACCGATGGCGTCTGCAGGGTGCGGCTCCGGCCTCACGTCAGCCCCCGGCACAG CTTTAACAACCTGGGCATCCAGTGTGTGAGGAAGAAGGAGATCGAGGCCGCCATCGAGCGGAAGATTCAGCTGGGCATCGACCCCTACAACG CCGGCTCCCTGAAGAACCATCAGGAAGTGGACATGAACGTCGTGAGGATCTGCTTCCAGGCCTCTTATAGGGACCAGCAGGGACAGATGCGCCGGATGGACCCTGTGCTCTCAGAGCCCGTCTATGACAAGA AGTCCACGAACACATCAGAGCTGCGGATCTGCCGAATCAACAAGGAGAGCGGGCCGTGCACGGGTGGCGAGGAGCTCTACCTGCTGTGTGACAAGGTGCAGAAAG AGGATATATCAGTGGTGTTCAGCAGGGCCTCCTGGGAAGGCCGGGCTGACTTCTCCCAGGCCGACGTGCACCGCCAGATCGCCATCGTGTTCAAGACGCCGCCCTACGAGGACCTGGAGATCGTGGAGCCTGTGACAGTCAACGTCTTCCTGCAGCGGCTCACCGACGGGGTCTGCAGCGAGCCTCTGCCCTTCACGTACCTGCCTCGGGACCACG ACAGCTACGGTGTAGACAAGAAGCGGAAACGGGGGATGCCTGACGTCCTTGGGGAACTGAACAGCTCTG ACCCCCACGGCATCGAGAGCAAACGGAGGAGGAAAAAGCCAGCCTTCCTGGACCACTTCCTGCCCAGCCAGGGCCCAG GCCCGTTCCTACCACCATCAGCACTGCTGCCAGACGCAGACTTCTTCCCTGGCACCGTGTCCCTCCCCGGCCTGGAGCCCCCCGGCGGGCCGGACCTCCTGGACGACAACAGCTTTGCCTACGAAACCACCCCCCCTACGCTCTTCACCATGCTGGACATGCTGCCCCCGGCGCCGCCACTTGCCAGCGCTGTTGCGGGCAACGGGGGTGCAGGGGCTGCGGTTGGGGAGCCCCCCGGCCCCGAGCCGCTCATGCTGGACTCCTACCAGACCCCGGGCTCCGGGGACGGGGGCACTGCCAGCCTCGTGGGCAGCAACATGTTCCCCAACCAGTACCGCGAGGCCAGCTTTGGGGGCGGCCTCCTGTCCCCGGGGCCTGAGGCCACGTAG